One stretch of Eggerthella lenta DSM 2243 DNA includes these proteins:
- the rplV gene encoding 50S ribosomal protein L22, producing MEAKAIARYVRVSPRKARIVIDLIRGKSVPAAREILQFSDRAIAEVVAKTLNSAVANAENQHHVRPETLIVKAAFADEGPTLKRIRPRAKGSASRIRKRTSHITIIVAPREEA from the coding sequence ATGGAAGCTAAAGCAATTGCACGCTATGTCCGCGTTTCGCCCCGTAAGGCGCGTATCGTCATCGATCTGATTCGTGGCAAGTCCGTGCCCGCCGCTCGCGAGATCCTGCAGTTCTCCGACCGCGCCATCGCCGAGGTTGTCGCCAAGACGCTGAACTCCGCTGTGGCCAACGCCGAGAACCAGCACCACGTGCGCCCGGAAACGCTCATCGTGAAGGCCGCCTTCGCCGACGAAGGCCCCACGCTCAAGCGCATCCGTCCGCGCGCCAAGGGCTCCGCTTCGCGCATCCGCAAGCGCACGAGCCACATCACCATCATCGTTGCACCGCGAGAGGAGGCATAA
- the rpsS gene encoding 30S ribosomal protein S19, which produces MSRSLKKGPFVEPRLLDRIEKMNAAGEKNVVKTWSRSSTIFPEMVGHTIAVHDGRKHVPVYVTESMVGHKLGEFAPTRTFKGHSADKGKKR; this is translated from the coding sequence GTGAGTAGAAGTTTGAAGAAGGGTCCTTTCGTTGAACCGCGCCTTCTTGATCGTATCGAGAAGATGAATGCGGCGGGCGAGAAGAACGTCGTGAAGACCTGGTCGCGCTCGAGCACCATCTTCCCGGAAATGGTGGGTCACACCATCGCCGTGCACGATGGCCGCAAGCACGTGCCGGTATACGTTACGGAATCCATGGTCGGCCACAAGCTGGGCGAATTCGCCCCGACCCGCACCTTTAAGGGTCATTCCGCCGACAAGGGCAAGAAGAGATAA
- the rplB gene encoding 50S ribosomal protein L2 yields MGVKQYKPTSPGRRFQTVSDFAEITTSTPEKSLLAPLSNKAGRNNNGRITTRHQGGGNKRRYRIIDFKRNKDGVPAKVATIEYDPNRSARIALLHYVDGEKRYILHPKGLRVGDTVMSGVEADIKPGNALPLANIPVGTLIHAVELQPGKGAAIARSAGTSIQLMGKEGDYAILRMPSSEMRRVLITCRATVGEVGNAEHSNIKIGKAGCNRWKGIRPSVRGTVMNPVDHPHGGGEGKNKSAGRHPVTPWGVPTKGHRTRNPKKASSRLIIRRRKK; encoded by the coding sequence ATGGGAGTCAAACAGTACAAGCCGACCAGCCCCGGCCGACGCTTCCAAACGGTCTCGGACTTCGCCGAGATCACGACGTCGACGCCGGAGAAGTCGCTGCTTGCGCCGCTGTCCAACAAGGCAGGACGCAACAACAACGGCCGCATCACCACCCGCCATCAGGGCGGCGGTAACAAGCGCCGTTACCGCATCATCGACTTCAAGCGCAACAAGGACGGCGTCCCCGCGAAGGTCGCGACCATCGAGTACGACCCGAACCGCAGCGCCCGCATCGCCCTGTTGCACTACGTCGACGGCGAGAAGCGCTACATCCTTCATCCGAAGGGCCTCCGCGTGGGCGATACCGTCATGAGCGGTGTCGAGGCCGACATCAAGCCGGGCAACGCCCTGCCGTTGGCCAACATCCCCGTCGGTACGCTCATCCACGCCGTGGAGCTGCAGCCGGGCAAGGGCGCCGCTATCGCCCGTTCCGCCGGCACCAGCATCCAGCTCATGGGCAAGGAGGGCGACTACGCCATCCTGCGCATGCCTTCCTCCGAAATGCGCCGCGTGCTCATCACGTGCCGCGCGACGGTGGGCGAGGTCGGTAACGCCGAACACTCCAACATCAAGATCGGCAAGGCCGGTTGCAACCGTTGGAAGGGCATCCGTCCCAGCGTTCGCGGTACCGTCATGAACCCGGTCGACCACCCGCACGGCGGCGGCGAGGGCAAGAACAAGTCCGCTGGTCGTCACCCGGTCACCCCGTGGGGCGTTCCCACGAAGGGCCATCGCACCCGCAATCCCAAGAAGGCTTCGAGCCGCTTGATCATCCGCCGTCGCAAGAAGTAG
- a CDS encoding trigger factor gives MKVTEKKLDDGRILLEAVASTAEVSHALTAAQYRFAQQMGVQPTPGMSVEQAVEKQLGIKDLDAIVQQQAVEYLVPFAIDKRNITPAFPALPKAAGPLKRGQTFSFEVRVTPKPDYELKSYEPVSITVPPFEIEQAEVEEQIAQIAESYAEFVSDEPHPVEKGDGFLLALEAFQNGEKMDNLSTEGRTYLTGMGLMPEDFEKHLIGMNVGETKSFSFDLPGMNADDKGDTVDCTVTVKEMQKKVVPAIDDEWVAKNLPMYRDAAALRGGITDRLTADRRAQYEAYKLQVAASELAKRFEGRIQDEVYEAMQQTLVSNLRGQLQQQGIPFEQFVQSQGGEQQFGMIMMMQTREMLVQGYALDALFRHEKMTLTDEDIDAACRSMNPQNPDAVKREMQENGRGFALREAAERMKANQWLLDHAIVNVEQLAERQ, from the coding sequence ATGAAGGTAACCGAAAAGAAGCTCGACGACGGACGCATCCTGCTGGAGGCCGTAGCCTCCACCGCCGAGGTCAGCCATGCCCTCACGGCGGCTCAGTACAGGTTCGCCCAGCAGATGGGCGTGCAGCCCACGCCGGGCATGTCCGTGGAGCAGGCCGTCGAGAAGCAGCTGGGCATCAAGGACCTCGACGCCATCGTGCAGCAGCAGGCCGTGGAGTACCTTGTGCCGTTCGCCATCGACAAGCGCAACATCACGCCGGCGTTCCCGGCTCTTCCGAAGGCCGCCGGTCCGCTCAAACGCGGCCAGACCTTCTCGTTCGAGGTTCGCGTCACGCCGAAGCCCGACTACGAGCTGAAGTCCTACGAGCCCGTGTCCATCACCGTGCCGCCTTTCGAGATCGAGCAGGCCGAGGTCGAGGAGCAGATCGCGCAGATCGCCGAGAGCTACGCGGAGTTCGTGTCGGACGAGCCGCACCCGGTGGAGAAAGGCGACGGCTTCCTGCTGGCGCTCGAAGCCTTCCAGAACGGCGAGAAGATGGACAACCTGTCCACCGAAGGCCGCACGTACCTCACCGGCATGGGCCTCATGCCCGAGGACTTCGAGAAGCATCTCATCGGCATGAACGTGGGCGAAACGAAGTCGTTCTCCTTCGACCTGCCCGGCATGAACGCCGACGACAAGGGCGACACCGTCGACTGCACCGTCACCGTCAAGGAGATGCAGAAAAAGGTCGTCCCCGCCATCGATGACGAATGGGTGGCCAAGAACCTGCCCATGTACCGCGATGCGGCCGCTCTGCGCGGCGGCATAACCGATCGCCTGACGGCCGACCGTCGCGCCCAGTACGAGGCGTACAAGCTGCAGGTTGCGGCATCCGAGCTGGCCAAGCGTTTCGAGGGCCGCATTCAGGACGAGGTGTACGAGGCCATGCAGCAGACGCTCGTGTCCAACCTGCGCGGCCAGCTGCAGCAGCAGGGCATCCCCTTCGAGCAGTTCGTGCAAAGCCAGGGCGGCGAGCAGCAGTTCGGCATGATCATGATGATGCAGACCCGCGAGATGCTCGTGCAGGGCTACGCGCTGGACGCGCTGTTCCGTCACGAGAAGATGACCCTCACCGACGAGGACATCGACGCCGCCTGCCGTTCGATGAACCCGCAGAACCCGGACGCCGTGAAGCGCGAGATGCAGGAGAACGGCCGCGGCTTCGCTCTGCGCGAGGCCGCCGAGCGCATGAAGGCGAACCAGTGGCTGCTCGATCATGCCATCGTGAACGTGGAGCAGCTGGCGGAGCGGCAGTAA